Proteins encoded by one window of Thermococcus sp.:
- the argF gene encoding ornithine carbamoyltransferase: MVVSLAGRDMLCLQNYTREEIETILKTAEMMKVWNKIGNPHRVLEGKTLGMIFQKPSTRTRVSFEVGIYQLGGLGLYFSANDLQLRRGETIADTARVLSRYVDGIVARVYTHKDVEDLAKYGSVPVINALSDFSHPCQALADYQTILEKKGRIAGIKIAYVGDGNNVAHSLMIAGTKLGANVVVATPEGYEPDERVIKWAEENAAESGGSFELLHDPVKAVKDADVIYTDVWASMGQEAEAEERRKIFRPFQVNRELVKHAKPDYIFMHCLPAHRGEEVTDDVVDSPNSVVFDEAENRLHAQKALLALVMGGIKV, encoded by the coding sequence ATGGTGGTTAGCCTTGCAGGAAGGGATATGCTCTGCCTCCAGAACTACACGAGGGAGGAGATTGAGACCATCCTCAAAACGGCCGAGATGATGAAGGTATGGAACAAGATTGGAAATCCGCACCGCGTTCTTGAAGGGAAGACTCTCGGAATGATATTCCAGAAGCCGTCAACTAGGACTAGGGTCTCCTTTGAAGTTGGGATTTACCAGCTCGGCGGCCTTGGACTCTACTTCAGCGCCAACGACCTCCAGCTGAGGAGGGGGGAGACGATAGCGGACACCGCGCGCGTTCTGAGCAGATACGTTGACGGAATCGTCGCGAGGGTATACACCCACAAGGACGTTGAGGATCTAGCCAAGTATGGCAGCGTTCCGGTGATAAACGCCCTCAGCGACTTCAGCCACCCATGTCAGGCCCTCGCTGATTACCAGACAATACTCGAGAAGAAGGGCAGGATTGCCGGCATTAAAATCGCCTACGTAGGCGATGGTAACAACGTGGCACACTCACTCATGATAGCCGGAACTAAGCTCGGTGCAAACGTTGTCGTTGCCACACCGGAAGGCTACGAGCCGGACGAGAGGGTCATCAAGTGGGCGGAGGAAAACGCGGCCGAGAGTGGCGGAAGCTTTGAACTCCTCCACGATCCTGTTAAAGCTGTCAAGGATGCCGATGTCATATACACCGATGTCTGGGCCAGCATGGGACAGGAAGCAGAAGCCGAGGAGAGAAGGAAGATCTTTAGACCCTTCCAGGTCAACAGGGAACTCGTCAAGCACGCCAAGCCGGACTACATCTTCATGCACTGCCTCCCGGCCCACAGAGGTGAAGAGGTCACGGACGATGTGGTCGACAGCCCGAACAGCGTTGTTTTCGACGAGGCTGAGAACCGCCTACACGCTCAGAAAGCCCTGCTAGCGCTCGTTATGGGCGGGATAAAGGTTTGA
- a CDS encoding PH domain-containing protein translates to MGLDDYLLPKEEVKFQSKNNVQYGGKNYQVIVTDRRIILYARRGAIFKSDDVVTFKLSDVEGIKYKEEGLIGKRGIIEIQGKTKAKLMGSTSEMKTLYQQLLQFL, encoded by the coding sequence GTGGGGCTGGATGACTATCTTCTTCCAAAAGAGGAAGTTAAATTCCAGAGCAAAAACAATGTTCAGTATGGTGGAAAGAACTATCAAGTGATAGTTACAGACAGAAGGATAATCCTATATGCTAGGAGGGGAGCTATTTTCAAGAGTGATGACGTAGTCACGTTTAAGCTCTCGGATGTAGAGGGTATCAAATACAAAGAAGAGGGACTCATAGGAAAGAGGGGCATAATCGAAATACAGGGAAAGACCAAAGCTAAACTTATGGGTTCTACTTCGGAGATGAAAACACTCTACCAGCAACTTTTGCAATTCTTGTAA
- a CDS encoding RsmB/NOP family class I SAM-dependent RNA methyltransferase translates to MLEKLFSLGYSRTFAERYYQLWGERALTIAKAMEKPLPRCFRANTLRIEVSKLTKLLNKKGFQFKRVPWAREGFCLTREPFSITSTPEYLSGLLYIQEASSMYPPVILEPKPGETVADMAAAPGGKTSYLAQLMENGGIIYAFDVGEERLKETRLNLSRLGVTNTVLIHDSSLHIDELGVEFDGILLDAPCTGSGTIHKNPERKTSRTMDDVKFCQGLQIKLIEKGLSVLKKGGILVYSTCSLEPEENEFVVQWVIDNFEVELLPLRYGEPALIKPFGIELSEEVGNARRFYPDRHGTSGFFVAKIRKT, encoded by the coding sequence ATGCTCGAAAAGCTCTTCAGCCTCGGCTACTCCAGGACCTTCGCCGAAAGGTATTACCAGCTCTGGGGCGAGAGGGCATTAACCATAGCCAAAGCAATGGAAAAACCGCTACCGAGGTGCTTTCGCGCAAACACGCTCAGGATAGAGGTTTCAAAGCTCACAAAGCTCCTCAACAAGAAGGGCTTTCAATTTAAACGTGTTCCCTGGGCGAGGGAAGGCTTCTGTCTCACAAGGGAGCCTTTCTCGATAACCTCAACGCCCGAGTATCTCAGTGGCCTCCTCTACATCCAGGAGGCAAGCTCAATGTATCCCCCGGTTATCCTTGAGCCGAAGCCCGGCGAGACCGTTGCAGACATGGCGGCGGCACCAGGCGGGAAGACGAGCTACCTCGCCCAGCTGATGGAGAACGGGGGCATTATTTATGCCTTCGACGTTGGCGAGGAACGCTTAAAGGAAACTCGCCTTAACCTCTCCCGCCTTGGCGTTACGAACACCGTTCTAATTCATGACTCATCCCTCCACATAGATGAGCTCGGTGTTGAGTTCGACGGGATACTCCTCGATGCGCCGTGCACCGGTTCTGGAACGATACACAAGAATCCGGAGAGGAAAACCAGCAGAACGATGGATGATGTCAAGTTCTGCCAAGGTTTACAGATAAAGCTCATTGAGAAAGGCTTAAGTGTCCTCAAGAAGGGCGGAATCCTCGTCTATTCCACCTGCTCCCTCGAGCCCGAGGAGAACGAGTTCGTAGTCCAGTGGGTCATTGACAACTTTGAGGTGGAGCTGCTCCCTCTCCGCTACGGCGAGCCTGCCCTTATCAAGCCCTTTGGAATCGAACTAAGTGAAGAGGTAGGGAACGCAAGGCGCTTCTACCCGGACCGGCACGGCACGAGCGGCTTTTTTGTAGCGAAGATTCGGAAGACCTAA
- a CDS encoding metallophosphoesterase, with protein sequence MPKVIYTFYQDNLVGSMLGFLRRRKLRELRESLNEELLMHIGDTPESVYGFLEGLIDRYRPDFIVHTGDLVDNVKLERRSDLSPLYLSGLRRLAKILKNSRARLFIVPGNEDDPKLLREFFGDSVVEPGTVVEIGGRRFALGHTWKEVRGLKVDFRLYGHNFKEIPNGLNAVLGVNFVFLPSGRVVRVGYPVGTDTMRGYKLWRGL encoded by the coding sequence ATGCCAAAGGTAATATACACCTTTTACCAAGATAACCTAGTGGGTTCCATGCTCGGTTTCCTTCGAAGGAGAAAGCTCAGAGAGCTCCGCGAGTCCTTGAACGAAGAGCTCCTCATGCATATAGGGGATACACCGGAGAGCGTTTATGGCTTCTTGGAGGGGCTTATAGACAGATATCGGCCGGACTTTATAGTCCACACCGGTGACCTAGTTGACAACGTGAAGCTGGAAAGGCGGTCTGATTTAAGCCCACTCTACCTCTCGGGACTTAGGAGGCTTGCCAAGATTCTAAAAAATTCTAGAGCAAGGCTTTTTATCGTCCCTGGAAACGAGGATGACCCCAAACTCCTGCGGGAGTTCTTTGGAGATTCCGTTGTGGAGCCGGGAACAGTCGTTGAGATAGGTGGCAGGAGGTTCGCCCTCGGGCACACTTGGAAGGAAGTGAGAGGTCTGAAGGTGGACTTCAGGCTCTACGGCCATAACTTCAAGGAGATTCCCAACGGGTTGAATGCAGTTCTCGGTGTTAACTTCGTCTTTCTGCCGAGTGGTAGGGTTGTTAGGGTTGGTTATCCGGTTGGAACCGACACAATGAGGGGATACAAACTTTGGAGGGGTCTGTGA
- a CDS encoding saccharopine dehydrogenase family protein: MKVLVLGAGNVGRAVAWDLKDEFEVYVGDVSEERLKVVSEFATPVRVDASNFDELIEVMTGFEMVVGALPGRFGYQVVKAAIKAGVDMVDVSFMPENPLELREEAEKAQVTVIFDAGFAPGLSHILMGRIWNELDTMALGRIYVGGLPKEPKPPLYYRITWSPKDLIEEYIRPARAILNGEIKTVDPLESIERVEIRGFEFEAFLSDGLRSLLESVRADTLEEWTLRWPGHLEKMRVLRELGFFKPEHVDNTLEVVTPLMTYDSPDFSIMQVFGRGTIDGKPREVGYLLYDEERDGLTSMARVTGFTAAIVARLVAEQTCIYGVIPPEILGMRIDTFTRISDELADRGIKIEGWENAPSGDS; encoded by the coding sequence ATGAAGGTTCTCGTTCTCGGTGCCGGAAACGTTGGGAGGGCTGTGGCGTGGGATTTGAAGGACGAGTTTGAGGTCTACGTCGGCGACGTCAGCGAAGAAAGGTTGAAGGTCGTTTCTGAGTTTGCCACACCGGTTAGGGTGGACGCGTCCAACTTTGACGAACTCATTGAGGTCATGACGGGTTTTGAGATGGTCGTGGGGGCACTGCCCGGCAGGTTCGGCTACCAAGTGGTCAAGGCGGCGATAAAGGCGGGGGTGGATATGGTCGACGTATCCTTCATGCCCGAGAATCCCCTTGAGCTTCGCGAGGAAGCAGAAAAAGCACAGGTAACCGTTATTTTCGACGCCGGCTTTGCCCCTGGGCTGAGCCACATCCTCATGGGTAGAATCTGGAATGAGCTTGACACGATGGCCTTGGGCAGGATTTACGTCGGGGGCCTGCCGAAGGAACCCAAGCCGCCACTTTATTACAGAATTACATGGTCACCTAAAGACCTAATTGAAGAGTACATCAGACCCGCGAGGGCAATACTGAACGGTGAAATCAAAACCGTTGATCCTCTGGAGAGTATAGAAAGAGTTGAAATCAGAGGCTTTGAGTTCGAAGCCTTCCTGAGTGATGGTCTCAGAAGCTTGCTGGAGAGTGTCAGGGCTGATACACTGGAGGAATGGACACTTCGCTGGCCCGGGCACCTTGAGAAGATGAGGGTTCTAAGGGAACTCGGCTTCTTCAAGCCAGAGCACGTGGACAATACTCTCGAGGTGGTAACCCCACTGATGACCTACGACAGCCCAGACTTTTCGATAATGCAGGTCTTTGGAAGGGGAACCATCGATGGGAAACCAAGGGAGGTAGGTTATCTACTCTACGACGAAGAGAGGGACGGTCTCACTTCAATGGCGCGCGTCACAGGATTCACGGCGGCGATAGTGGCGAGGCTTGTGGCGGAGCAGACCTGCATATACGGCGTCATACCTCCGGAGATACTGGGCATGAGGATAGATACCTTCACAAGGATAAGCGACGAGCTGGCCGACAGGGGAATAAAGATAGAGGGGTGGGAGAATGCTCCATCTGGTGATAGCTGA
- a CDS encoding 16S rRNA methyltransferase, which yields MLHLVIADAELETIPPEIADHPAVINYARRRKKKPEEMLLDSTYHHAALKRLQDGERRGRPDIVHLCLLNALESIANKEGLLRVYVHTRNNGVIYVKPETRLPRNYNRFVGLMESLFQNRAVPKDLKLLRLEEKGLAELVDEIGPDGVFVMHELGELTRPMDLGRRLVDLENSVVIIGGFPHGDFKSRVPWEKISIYKEPLVAWAVVNEITASFEQWLTSFPP from the coding sequence ATGCTCCATCTGGTGATAGCTGATGCGGAGCTTGAGACCATTCCTCCTGAGATAGCTGATCATCCCGCAGTTATCAACTACGCGAGACGGAGGAAGAAGAAGCCGGAGGAGATGCTCCTCGACAGCACCTACCACCATGCGGCTCTCAAAAGGCTCCAGGATGGGGAGAGGCGTGGGCGACCCGACATAGTTCATCTCTGCCTTCTGAACGCACTGGAGAGCATAGCTAACAAAGAAGGCCTGCTCCGGGTATATGTTCACACGAGAAACAATGGGGTAATATACGTTAAACCTGAGACGCGGCTTCCAAGGAATTACAACCGCTTCGTTGGCCTTATGGAGAGCCTCTTCCAGAACAGGGCTGTGCCGAAGGACCTAAAGCTCCTGAGGCTCGAGGAGAAGGGCCTAGCCGAGCTCGTGGATGAAATTGGGCCTGATGGAGTTTTCGTAATGCATGAACTGGGGGAGCTCACCCGACCCATGGACCTCGGGAGGAGGCTGGTAGATCTCGAGAATTCAGTGGTGATAATCGGCGGCTTTCCGCATGGGGACTTCAAAAGTAGAGTACCATGGGAGAAAATAAGTATTTACAAGGAGCCATTGGTTGCTTGGGCAGTTGTTAACGAGATAACGGCAAGTTTTGAGCAATGGCTGACCTCCTTCCCGCCGTGA
- a CDS encoding sodium-dependent transporter encodes MRRVSFLMAFLITGYILGIWNFLILPKYYITFGLKGFLISLVPSIVAIFIIYSEAESTKRTRYLIHELLFKVARIPALTFVLLMFLMIILGITTYYASYGLTLMLGLSGSYTPVVAVATILLVMLLLVMAKGHTLEFISVVSILFVLFAIAAVFLVREQALTTVTSEQALHYMHEAVSSITSFSQPLSLKGILYLLISTFVSFGLGAGVYYVIGSFTPEDLNLKKVLAGVFILQIILSFAAAFTVAYSIGVAHEAVQRAFHSPNISAEETIQLSILFGDLKAYTTNSTQSPIHSINVFYAIPQVLHGNVHGDVTLIVLLMLSLYLAGLTTIIVLMEMGNQMLSEVVQIGRTQSLGFVSLFGMVVSGAMAIKDIRVMFLVVPFAVGALVAAAEAYPLLSSELAYSKAGVWVSVIILLGTGLLTLYYAFTSPSAAVKVGALLGLVLFVPLTMNGMLLKSRR; translated from the coding sequence ATGAGAAGGGTAAGCTTCCTTATGGCTTTTTTGATAACTGGGTACATCCTAGGCATTTGGAACTTCCTGATACTACCCAAGTATTACATAACGTTCGGCCTAAAGGGCTTTCTAATATCCCTCGTTCCATCGATTGTAGCCATATTCATCATATACAGCGAGGCTGAGAGCACCAAGCGGACGCGCTACCTTATACACGAACTCCTGTTCAAGGTCGCTAGGATTCCCGCTCTGACCTTCGTTCTGCTGATGTTTCTGATGATCATTCTTGGCATCACAACATACTACGCGTCCTACGGCCTCACCCTCATGCTGGGACTCAGTGGTTCCTATACCCCCGTTGTGGCGGTTGCAACGATTCTCCTCGTGATGCTCCTTCTCGTTATGGCCAAAGGACACACACTGGAGTTCATATCTGTCGTTTCGATCCTCTTCGTCCTCTTTGCAATCGCGGCTGTTTTCCTTGTCAGAGAACAGGCCCTCACCACGGTTACGTCCGAGCAGGCACTCCACTACATGCACGAGGCAGTATCGTCCATAACCTCCTTCAGTCAGCCTCTCAGCTTGAAGGGAATCCTATACCTTCTAATTTCGACGTTTGTCTCCTTTGGCCTCGGTGCAGGCGTTTACTACGTTATCGGAAGCTTCACACCGGAGGATCTCAATCTCAAAAAGGTTCTAGCGGGGGTTTTTATCCTCCAGATAATCCTGAGTTTTGCGGCCGCGTTTACTGTTGCTTACTCCATCGGCGTTGCCCATGAAGCTGTCCAGAGGGCATTCCACAGTCCGAACATCTCGGCGGAGGAAACGATACAGCTCTCCATCCTCTTCGGTGACCTCAAAGCATACACCACCAACAGCACCCAGAGTCCAATCCACTCGATAAACGTCTTCTATGCTATTCCACAGGTTCTCCACGGTAATGTCCACGGTGATGTAACCCTGATAGTCCTCCTAATGCTCTCACTTTACCTTGCGGGTCTAACGACAATAATCGTCCTCATGGAGATGGGCAACCAGATGCTCTCAGAGGTAGTGCAAATCGGCAGAACCCAGAGCCTCGGCTTTGTTTCTCTCTTTGGTATGGTGGTCTCGGGGGCGATGGCCATTAAGGACATCAGGGTGATGTTCCTCGTGGTTCCCTTTGCGGTGGGTGCCCTCGTTGCAGCCGCTGAGGCATATCCGTTGCTTTCCTCGGAGCTTGCCTACAGTAAGGCTGGGGTCTGGGTCTCGGTGATTATCCTCCTTGGAACTGGATTATTGACCCTTTACTATGCTTTCACCTCTCCTTCGGCGGCGGTAAAGGTCGGTGCCCTGCTCGGACTCGTCCTCTTCGTCCCACTGACCATGAATGGCATGCTACTTAAATCCCGTCGCTGA